Genomic window (Thiosulfatimonas sediminis):
ATGTACACCCAGCTGGGCAATGGCATTCTGCAAAATGGGCCAAGTTTGCATAATACGAGCCTGCCCTTCCGCACTCAGACGGCTAAAATCAATCAAGCCATTCGGTTGCAAAGCCTGCTCAAGGCAAAACACCACCGTTTTATAAGGCTTATCAGCAATCAAGGCGTGCAAATCATGCAAATTCAAACCTACTAAAGGAGAACGCAATAACGCAATCCATGCGGCACGATCACCCAAATGCAAAAACGCTCTGCTCAACGCCAGACAATCCTGCACTTCTTGGCGATCTTTCAAGGCCTCCAACTCGACCGCACGAAAAGCAATTGCCGATTTTTTCAACTGTTGCGCAATCACCATTAGATGCGAACGGGAACGTCCTAATATCGCAATTTTCCGGCTATAAAGAGCTTCATTTCTTGCCTCTTCTTGCTGACGCAACTCGCTTAAACGCTGCACGATAAACTCAACAATACGTTCGCTTTGTTGGCCGTCGCCAGCACACTCCCAATGGTGGAATACAGCTGGCTCCAGATCATCTCGTTGGGTCAAGGCTTTACTGAATTTGACCGCTCCTTTAGCCATGTCGTCGTTTTTGGGCAAGACTTTTTGAAAGGTGTGATTAACCCAATCAACCACTTGTTTTTGTGAACGAAAATTGACGGTTAAATTCAACGGTTGCAGCGCCACATTTCCCAAACGTCCTTGCCACGCCTTGAGAAAATTCGCAACCTCGGCTTCACGAAAACGATAGATAGATTGCATTGGGTCGCCCACTATAAACAGGGTGCGCGCATCGTCCTCCTGCCAACCGGCAACCAATTTCTCGACTAACTCAAACTGTTTGCTACTGGTATCTTGAAACTCATCAATCAGCAAATGTTGAATCTGATAATCCAGTTGCAACGCCAAATCGGTTGGCTCATCTTTATGCCCCAATGCCTGAGAAGCGGACTGCGCGATTTCGATAAAATCTGCCTCAGCACGGCTTTGAAAAACCAGCTTTAAATACCCTGCGCAGATTTTTAACAACTGCATTAAACTTTGCAATATCTGCCACTGCTGATCAGTGTAATGCGGGTCAGGCAAGTCTTTTAACGCCGCCAATGCACTCACCAAAGTCCCCTGCAAATCATCGGCATCACTAATGCCTTGCAAGACTTGCACCATCTGCTCTTTGCGCTCCTTAGCTAACCCTTTACCCGTCGGAAACCCTTCATTTTTGGTAAGCCGGGCTCGCACTTTTTTGCTGTCTTTGGTCAAAACCCACGCCGCCAGCACCCGCCAGGACTCAGTATCATTTTCAGCAAACGGCCATGCGCTGGCAATATTCACTAAATCCGGTTGGTCATTATGCTGTGCATAATCAGCAATATCGCAAACTTCTGCTAATAAGGCTTCGACTTTACTTAGCGATTGCCGATGCTGGCGCAATTCACTGAGCACAATTTCCTTCAATGCATTTTGCAGCTCTTCTCGAGCGCCCGAATCGACATATTGCAGATGGTCCATCCACTGATCACGTTTCGCAAGCATCGCACACAATAAATTTTCTGCACGCGTGTAACGCCCATTAACCAGCATCAATAAGGGCTCTACTAAAGGAACAAAATCCTCTTCTTGCAATACTTGGCGCACCGCTTCTTGATAGACTTGCTGCGGCTTGTCGCTTAACTTCAATTGCGTTCCCATTTTGGACAGCACCGGCATCTGGCCAACCAAAAAACTATTAAAACCATCAATGGTTTTAATCCGCAGGCGATTCGGGTTATTTAATAACTGCCACCCCAAATTTTGATCTTGCTGCAAAGCTTTTCGTGCCAACTTCCAGGTGTTTCGCTCCACCAAACCGGCGTCTTCTGCTAGAGAATGGGCACCCAGTTGCAGTGCTTTCATAATCCGTTCGCGCATTTCTGCCGCCGCCTTTTTGGTAAAAGTCATGGCGACAATTTGTTCCGGCGCTTTCACCTGCGACAAGAGCCCCAAATAGCGCTGCGTCAACAGCGAGGTTTTTCCAGAGCCCGCGGGTGCTTGAACAATAAACGAATGAAAAGGGTCAATCGCCTGTAAACGAGCTTGCGCATCATCGAGCTGACCATCTAACTCTAAAGCAAAGATCTGTTGAACATCTGGATAAGTAGGATTCATATTATTCATTCTGCATCCTCCTCAGTGTGCGCTTGTTGCTGCAATACCTCGGGAACTCGCAGCGCTAAATAGGCACTGGCATATTGAATATCGTCCAATTTCGCAAACTGCATTCGTGCATCCCCTTGCTGAATCTGCCGCGCTAAATCGACAACTTCTGCTTTTAATCCGTCCAATAAATCTTGCCATTGCACCTGAAAAAACTCACTCTTTTCGTTTTCCGACAACTTGCTAAAAACCTTCACGCCATTTTTTGGCAAAACCGCTTCTGTATCCACTAAGGCACTAAAACTCACGCCATCATCCGAATGTAAAAGACCATAGCCGATGCCGCAGATTTGCTCGCTCAACGGCATAACAATCCGATCCTTAGAGGTTTGGGAAATTTGCGCCAAGGCGTGCAGATAAACCGCCAATTGAGGGGCTTGCAAAGGTGTTTTTAATAAGTCGTTAATGCTCGCTTTACCGCTTTTATAATCAATAATTAAGGCCTTGCCTTCGACTTGATCGATACGATCTACAATGACCTTAAAGGTAATGCCCGCCAAGGTAATATAAACCTCCTGTTCGGTCGCCACATTGATAAAACTGGCTCGCTCTTTTTCCAGTTTCAACCAATCCCAGCAGAGCTGCTTAATTCGATTTTGCTCTAGGCGCAATAGACTTTCGCTCAGGGTGTTACGCGCCTCTGAAAACACGCTCTGCAAATGCCCGTCAAGCAATTCGTTCAGTGCATCGTCATTCAAGGCCAAAAGCGCCGTTTGGGTTTTTAATTCTTCCCAAACCAACTGCAAAACTCGGTGTAGCATGGAACCTTGATTTGTTGACTGTAAGGTTTCTTCAACCTGCTGCAAACCGTATTTTGCCCCAAGCCGATAATCCAAAAACGCCATCAATGGACATTGACTCTGTGCCTGAAGAATACCGCTGCCGCCGGGTGCATTATCGCCTTCCGGCACTTGCGGACCACAGGCGTCTAAAGACCATTCGATGTGTGGATTCTCAGGCCATAATGACAACGTCGGTGGCGCGACGCTTGGCGCCGTAAAGAGCTGTTGTGCTATAGAGTTAAAGGACAATTTTTGCCAAGGCGTTGTTTCAAAGCCCGTCAAAAGCGGGGATGCTAACAGTTCAGCATCACCAGAAAAACGCGGATAACTTAAAACCAATTGCGCCGCCGTATTTTTCAAACGCTGGTTAATCTGCTGAGCGTACAACAGTTCGCGATGCCCATCTGCGCGTGGCATTTTATGCTCACGTTGCAAATGCATTGGTATAAACGGGTTGGGATTGGCTGCGCGCGGCCAGGCTTGGTCACTCAACCCCAGCACCCAAAGTGCATCAAACGCCTGACCACCAGCTTCCAACATCCCCATAATCTGAATCGGCGGCTCGCCTTTTGTCTGCGGTTGATGAAGTTGCTCAGCAATGTAGCTCTGCAATAAAGGCAACCACTGTGTAATACTCTGCTCACTGCTCAACCCCTGCATTGCGGCAAAACGATTTAACACTTGCCAAAAAGTTTGCTGTTGCTGATATTCTCGACTGCTCAAAGTACGGGTTCCTGGCCATCCAAGACGATTAAGCGTCTCTTGGCACGCTTCGATAAACTGCTGTTGCGAAAGCTTGCCTGAATAAGACTGTTTCGCTTGCAGCTCTAAAGCCTGCAATAACCCTTTTGGCAATATCAGCGGCAATAAACGCTCTTCATCTTCCAGATAATCAACACACTCATTCAGTAAGCGCGGCAAACTAATCTGCGACCACTGCAGGCGACGCAATTGTAAATCTGCCTGCTGACGCTGGGTCAAATCACCTTGCGTATAAGGCGAGATCAGCCACTGACTCCACTCCGAAAAACGGTACGGTTTATGAGGCTGTAAGAACATTTTTAGACTCAACAATGCGTTTTGAACCATAGGTATGGTGTTCAATGGCTGGCCGAGTGACAAGTTATACAACTTATCGTCTTCTTTAAGCAGAGCGAATTTCTGCGCGCCTTGGAGCACCAAATACTCATCCAAAGCACTCTGCAAAGGCTGCTTATAAACTTGCATGTCTGGAGCGATTATGCCGATTTTGCATTGCTTTGTTGTCGCCATCGATTGCAAAACTTGCCAAGCCCAAGCAGCCGCTTGCTGTACTTCATCGACGACATCTTGCGCGGCAAAAAGCTGGGTACTGTGTGGGATTTTCTCTTCGGCGATTTCTTCAATAATCTGCACACCAGCTTTTGCCATCAAAGCCAACCACTGCTGCAAAAACGGTGGGGAATCATCAAAACCATGCAATTCAACGCGCTGTGGTAAAAACGCTTTAAGCGCCGCAGGCTGCTCGTTGATTAATGCCTCTAAAAGTGCCAAAGAGGCTTTTTGCAACAGTACGGCATCAAACCAATGATGCTTAGCCAACTGTTGTTGATAAACGTCACTGACTTCTTTATATAATTGATTTTCAGGATTCAAAAAGACTTCTTGCAACCAATCGTCCGTAAGAAACTCTTGGCTTAGCTGCCAAGCCTGATACAACTGCTTGGCCGTTTGATGCGGATTTAATAACACCGGATCTTCACCATGCTTTTCCCCACGGTTAATCACAACTAACAGCGCCTTTTCAAACCACCATACCGCCTCAAAATCACACAGCAAACGCTGATAATCAAGACGGCCTAAACCGCTAAATGCCACATCATCACGCCACTGCTGCCACCAATGCTGAATTGTCGTGGCTTGTAACATAGGCACCACTTTACGATAGGTTTGCGCTGCGGTTTCAGCTTGTTGCTGAACAGCTTGCTGCCTTAGCGACATTGCCAAACGATTGTTCGCACAAAGATGCAGAGTATTTTGCTGAGAATGAGAAATAGGCATTGTTTTCCTAGACATTTATAAAAATAAGTGCGGTGATTTTAAATCATTTTACTTTTTCGTCTAACCAATAAAAGTAGTCACACTATACAAAACTAACTCAAAAACTACATAATTATAATCACCACAAAATATTTCACGACAACAGTAAAAAAAATTTCCTTGAGCCTTAAAAATCAATTAAAGTAATTAGAAATATCTATTAATTAGGCACAAAAATATGACCTCTTTTTTGTTTTTAACGGTGATTTTTCTGGTTGTATGGTTTGTATCCACAAAACTGATTAACCGATTAACTTACTCCTCTTTTTTTTCAATCTA
Coding sequences:
- a CDS encoding UvrD-helicase domain-containing protein; protein product: MNNMNPTYPDVQQIFALELDGQLDDAQARLQAIDPFHSFIVQAPAGSGKTSLLTQRYLGLLSQVKAPEQIVAMTFTKKAAAEMRERIMKALQLGAHSLAEDAGLVERNTWKLARKALQQDQNLGWQLLNNPNRLRIKTIDGFNSFLVGQMPVLSKMGTQLKLSDKPQQVYQEAVRQVLQEEDFVPLVEPLLMLVNGRYTRAENLLCAMLAKRDQWMDHLQYVDSGAREELQNALKEIVLSELRQHRQSLSKVEALLAEVCDIADYAQHNDQPDLVNIASAWPFAENDTESWRVLAAWVLTKDSKKVRARLTKNEGFPTGKGLAKERKEQMVQVLQGISDADDLQGTLVSALAALKDLPDPHYTDQQWQILQSLMQLLKICAGYLKLVFQSRAEADFIEIAQSASQALGHKDEPTDLALQLDYQIQHLLIDEFQDTSSKQFELVEKLVAGWQEDDARTLFIVGDPMQSIYRFREAEVANFLKAWQGRLGNVALQPLNLTVNFRSQKQVVDWVNHTFQKVLPKNDDMAKGAVKFSKALTQRDDLEPAVFHHWECAGDGQQSERIVEFIVQRLSELRQQEEARNEALYSRKIAILGRSRSHLMVIAQQLKKSAIAFRAVELEALKDRQEVQDCLALSRAFLHLGDRAAWIALLRSPLVGLNLHDLHALIADKPYKTVVFCLEQALQPNGLIDFSRLSAEGQARIMQTWPILQNAIAQLGVHPFSKLIKECWLMLDGALSVENSVALQNVASYFEVLAQFDHDVLGMTLLESLVETLYASADASEASQQIEIMTMHKSKGLEFDTVILPGLNKKPRNKDPELVSWFQFMDTKQKEHLVLAPIDQKGQEKSYLSRLLTQFESHKQQYELGRLLYVACTRAKVQLHLFAELKIQQDTDVTLFAPTKSSMLEALWPAVQTSVVAAIEQQLNSASLDDKPVAMQAPSIAVARLPLQRKGLFAYLAHLDRPQLLKNKNKPDDAPSIASVVTQGVVPETPQPEYWQAENLVSKAAGNLVHKVLEQWARTGIEHVADMALQKQTDFYLRWLQQQGLDAAQTQRAWQKVASCLKNAYENPQMRWALSQSRQHALSEYALQSLNAQGEIEQHIIDYTLIDDDGVRWIIDYKTSACEVCDSAAQRAEFIEMQQQYYAPQLHRYAELFRAQENRPQKLVLYLAAIDVWTEVANHAQ
- a CDS encoding PD-(D/E)XK nuclease family protein; translated protein: MPISHSQQNTLHLCANNRLAMSLRQQAVQQQAETAAQTYRKVVPMLQATTIQHWWQQWRDDVAFSGLGRLDYQRLLCDFEAVWWFEKALLVVINRGEKHGEDPVLLNPHQTAKQLYQAWQLSQEFLTDDWLQEVFLNPENQLYKEVSDVYQQQLAKHHWFDAVLLQKASLALLEALINEQPAALKAFLPQRVELHGFDDSPPFLQQWLALMAKAGVQIIEEIAEEKIPHSTQLFAAQDVVDEVQQAAAWAWQVLQSMATTKQCKIGIIAPDMQVYKQPLQSALDEYLVLQGAQKFALLKEDDKLYNLSLGQPLNTIPMVQNALLSLKMFLQPHKPYRFSEWSQWLISPYTQGDLTQRQQADLQLRRLQWSQISLPRLLNECVDYLEDEERLLPLILPKGLLQALELQAKQSYSGKLSQQQFIEACQETLNRLGWPGTRTLSSREYQQQQTFWQVLNRFAAMQGLSSEQSITQWLPLLQSYIAEQLHQPQTKGEPPIQIMGMLEAGGQAFDALWVLGLSDQAWPRAANPNPFIPMHLQREHKMPRADGHRELLYAQQINQRLKNTAAQLVLSYPRFSGDAELLASPLLTGFETTPWQKLSFNSIAQQLFTAPSVAPPTLSLWPENPHIEWSLDACGPQVPEGDNAPGGSGILQAQSQCPLMAFLDYRLGAKYGLQQVEETLQSTNQGSMLHRVLQLVWEELKTQTALLALNDDALNELLDGHLQSVFSEARNTLSESLLRLEQNRIKQLCWDWLKLEKERASFINVATEQEVYITLAGITFKVIVDRIDQVEGKALIIDYKSGKASINDLLKTPLQAPQLAVYLHALAQISQTSKDRIVMPLSEQICGIGYGLLHSDDGVSFSALVDTEAVLPKNGVKVFSKLSENEKSEFFQVQWQDLLDGLKAEVVDLARQIQQGDARMQFAKLDDIQYASAYLALRVPEVLQQQAHTEEDAE